The following nucleotide sequence is from Excalfactoria chinensis isolate bCotChi1 chromosome 12, bCotChi1.hap2, whole genome shotgun sequence.
ATTCCTCCAGAGCAGCCGTCCGTGGCAGATAAGCTACAGTCAGGTCTGAGCCAGTTCTGGCCGTGAGTTTCACAGCTCAAGCCGGTAGGGATCTCATCAAGGTGCAGAGCACACTCACCCGTACAGCAGCGTGTAAAGGAGTGGGCACTGCTAAGTTAGCACACACCATCACCAGCCCCATCTCACTCAGAAACTCGTGGCAGCTCCCCAGGAAGCACCaagcctgcagcacagtgtgggaGCAGCATGGCTCGGCCGACGTGGTGGCAATCCCTGCACCCCGGCTCGCTCCCGAGCCTCTCCTGTTGGCACACTACCCTATATTTAGGCTAGCAGAGCACAGTGACAAGCATTGGGAGGAATGAGTAAGTGGCTTAGGATGCCTGGAATGGTGGCagaggctgaaggaagaaatCGAGGCTGAATTAGGAACTGCTGCAGCGCGGGCCGCAGGGCAGAAGGGCACCTGCGAAGCTGAAGTTTGTAAGGCCCGATAAACCTCGCACGAAGTGCGGGAAGGGCCGGGCTCACAGCAGCGCTCCCGGCGGGGGGCGGCAGCAGCCCGCGGTGCAGCGGCGGGAGGAACCCGTGCCCAGGAGAcgggaggagagaggaaaggtgaAGGCGGGTCCCGCTCGCACTCACACACCGCTCCGAGCCCGCTTAGGCCCCGCCGGCGCTGGCGGTGCCGCTTCCCCCGCGCGGAGCCGCATCCCCGAGGGtcccgctccgcccgccccggGCACAGCCCGCACCGCGAGCCCCGGCCGGAACGCGCCCAACTCGGCCCGAGCGCGACCGTGCAGCGGCTCCGTCCCGCCCTCCGCCCGCCGCCTGTTGCTcccgcggccccgccgcgcccggCCCGGACACCGAGGCGGCCGCTCCGCGCGGGCCCAAGGTCGGCACGGCAGCCTCGGAGCGCGGCCCGCAGCCCGGCGGGACCCGGGGTCCGTCCTGCGGGCACCGCTCGGCCGCGGGAGCGGAGGGGAGGAGGAGCCGTCCCGGCGCGGCGGGCCCGGTCCGCAGCGAGCCCATTCCCGGCGCGGCCCGCAGGGGAACAGGGAGAAGGAGGCGACGGCggggccgctccgccgcccgcgCCCCGCCAGGCCTcggcccgcccgcccgccgcccaGGCCGCGTCGCTTCTCCGGGCCCGGCCCGCCGTTAGGCCAAGGGCGGCGCGGCCGGCAGGTGCCGCCGCCGGGCGGAGACGAGGACCGGTCCcgcttccctcccccccccgctccGCGCTCACCGTGCTCGGCCGGGCCCGGAGGCCGCTCCCCGCCGGCTCTCGCCGCCAGCGGCCCCGACGCACCgagcgggcggcgcggcgcgaGCGCGACCCCGCGCGGGCACGTACCTGGGGGCGGGCCCACGCGGCGCCTAGCAACCGGCGGCACGAGCGCGGCTCGGCCAATCGCAGCCCGCCGCCGGCGCCtcgccccgcccctccccgccccaCCTGGCCGCGcgaggccccgccccctcccgcGCCCTGCGGCCGTCCCGCGCGGCCCCGCCCTTCCCGTAGCCCCGCCCCCCGCCGCATCCGCTTCCTCTGGGCGCCGCCCCAAGCCCCGCCCCGCACCTGGGCCGAGCCCCGCCCCCCCGCCGCCCTCCGCCCGGCTCCGCCCACTCCCGGCGCTCCCCGCCCTCCTTCCGGCCCTGCCCTCAAAGTCAGGTCCCGCCCTCTCCCGCGAGACCACGCCCACCGCCGCAGACCACGCCCTCTCCCGGCAGGCCACGCCCCCCTCCGGTCAGGCCCCGCCCGCTTCCCGCAGGCTCCGCCCCACGTGCGGTTTCGGGGACCGCGACCGCGACCTCGGCGCCCTCCCGGCCCGTAGGCAAATATTTGCTGGGTCCGGCCCTGGGCCGCAGCCTGACCACCGGCACCTCCACCATGCCGGCCCCGCTGggcctgctgctctccctggcCGTGGCCCTGGGCGCAGGTAGGGTGCGGGCGGGCGCTGCGGGGCCAGAGGGCACAGGGAGACGTGGGGGGTCCCAGGCCGGGGGGGGTCTCCGGGTCCGGGACCCGCTGACCCTCGCTCCACCTCAGGCCACCGCTCGCCCCTCAACGACTTCCAGCGCCTGCGTGGCACCGAGCTGCGGGCAGCACCCAACGAGCCCCCACCACCTGCAGCAGAGCGCAGAGCGGCCCAGCAGTGCGCCCAGCGCTGTGCCAACAGCCCGGCCTGCCGGTGAGCACCGCGTAGCACGGAGCTGAGCCTCGGTGCCGTGCAGCGCCCTGCCACCTCCACCTGCCCGCAGGGCCTTCCACCACGAGCGGCAGAGCCAGCTGTGCCAACTGCTGCCCTGGAGCCAGCGCTCGCCCGGTGCCCGGCTGCAGAAGAACATCCACTATGACCTGTACCAGAAGAAAGGTGAGGGCAGCACTGTGGCTGAGCACGGGGCTCACGATACAGGGCTCCCGCTGCACGTCTCTGATGTGGTGCCCACTGCAACCCAGACTTCCTGCGGGAGTGCATCGTGGCCAACGGCACCACTTATCGCGGCACAAGGGACACGACGGAGCGCGGCCTGCGCTGCCAGCACTGGCAGGCCACCACACCCCACGACCACAGGTGCCCCGAGCGGTGTGGGGTGATGGGAAATGGggtggggacaatggggacagtGCATTAGTGAGGAATGGGATGGAGACAATATGGGGTGGTGGGGAATGGGGTGCGGAAAGGCTGGGAATGACGAGGACAGCTCGGGGACGCTGGGGACAGTGCAGGGGCAATGGCAACAACCGGGGTGGCGCAGATTCCTGCCATCCCCCCGCAATGGGCTGGAGGAGAATTACTGCCGCAACCCGGACCGTGACAAGAGGGGCCCGTGGTGCTACACTGTCGACCCAAATGTCCGACACCAGAGCTGCGGCATCAAGAAGTGTGAGGATggtgagtgctgtgcttcagggaTGCCCTGTGCCACCCATTACTGCTACCACTGAGCCCCCCCCGTCCTGCTGTTGGCAGCCGTCTGCATGACCTGCAATGGGGAGGATTACCGGGGCTTTGTGGACCACACCGAGTCGGGTACCGAGTGCCAGCGCTGGGACCTGCAGCACCCACACAAGCATCCCTACCACCCCGACAAGTCAGTACttggcacagggctgtgtggctgtgggggTGGCAGCAGATATCTGTCACGTGCAGCCGCTGCTCCCCGCCTCTCACCCAGGTACCCTGAGAAGGGTCTGGATGACAACTACTGCCGCAACCCAGACAGCTCCGAGCGGCCCTGGTGCTACACCACTGACCCGGCGCTGGAGCGCGAGTTCTGCCGCATCCGTGTCTGCAGTAAGTGCCCTGGTGTCATCTCTGGTCCTGGTGCCTTTGGTGCCACCCTCacccctctgctctcctccatACAAGCAGAGAAACGCCCGCGGCCCATCAACGTCACCACCGGCTGCTACAGGGGCAAGGGAGAAGGCTACCGGGGCCGGGTGAACGTCACCGTGTCGGGCATCCCCTGCCAGCGCTGGGACGCACAGACGCCCCATCGGCACCACTTTGTGCCCAGCAAGTACCCCTGCAAGTAGGGCTGGTGGGACGGGGGGCTGCGGCAGCACCCAGGTGTGCGGGCACCCACGTGGCCGCTCCGCCAGGGACCTGCAGGAGAACTACTGCCGCAACCCCGACGGCTCAGAGGCCCCGTGGTGCTTCACCACCCGCCCCGGCATGCGCGTCGCCTTCTGCTTCCACATCCGTCGCTGTGACGATGAGCTGGACGCACAAGGTGAGCCCCCACCACGCGGGTGTCCCACCAGGGTGTCCTCCAGCAGTACCAGCTCCCCCTGCCTGTCCCCAGATTGCTACCACGGCCACGGCAAGCAGTACCGTGGCCACGTCAGTAAGACGCGCAAGGGGATCACGTGCCAGAGGTGGGATGCCACGACCCCCCACGTGCCACAGTGAGTGTGCCAAGAGCGTGCCAGGGTGATGCGCAGCAATGGGGTTGGGGCAGTAATGGTGACTCCCGGCTGGCAGGATCTCGCCCACCACCCACCCTGAGGCGCACCTGGAGGAGAACTACTGCCGCAACCCCGACAACGACAGCCACGGCCCTTGGTGCTACACCATGGACCCACGCACACCCTTTGACTACTGTGCCATCAAGCCCTGCTGTGAGCTCGGCCCCACTGAGCCCTGGCTGCCCCACAGGGTGCATCGGGCCACCTGCCACAGCCccactctgctttttctctgcagccGGCAGCGCTGTGCCATCCGTCCTGCAGAGGGCAGGTGAGGACACGtgggtgtggggctgtgggtgctcgGCGTGGTGCCCCCAGCCAATGCCCACCGTGCCCACAGATGCAGTGACGTTTGAGGAGTGCGGCCGGCGGGACgagaggctgcagcagaagcaccGTGTGGTGGGTGGGATGCCCGGCAACTCACCGTGGACCGTCAGCATCCGCAACCGGTGAGCGGGCGCCCTGCGTTCCAGCTGTGCCGTGCTGCCAGCCGGGTGCCCACACACCACTGCCAATCCCCGTGTCTGCAGGGCCGGCTTGCACTTCTGTGGTGGGTCACTGGTGAAGGAGCAGTGGGTGATCAGCACGCGGCAGTGCTTCTCCTCCTGGTGAGCTCAGGGGCAGGGTGCGGGGTGCCGGTAGCCGCCGTACCCTGATGGCCTTGTCCTGCAGCGATGCGGACCTGTCAGGCTATGAGGTGCACCTGGGGACGCTGTTCAAGGACCCCAGCCCCACCGACCCCGACCTGCAGGCCATCCCCATCGTACGCATCATCTGTGGCCCCTCTGAGTCCCACTTGGTGCTGCTGAAGCTGGCATGGTGAGCATGTGGTGTCTCTGTGCCCCAGAGCCACGGGCTGGCACCGCATCCCCATGCTGTTCCGTCCCTCTGcaggccagctgtgctgaacaAGCGTGTGGCCCTGATCTGCCTGCCTCCTGAGCGCTACGTTGTGCCTGCTGGCACCACCTGTGAGATTGCTGGCTTTGGGGATACCCGAGGTACTGCCATAGGCAGCCCCACCATGGTGTCCCACTGCGACGGTGTCCCCTATCTATGGCAGTCCCTTccagagcagccccagagccATGGCATGGCCCTGCCCATGTCCACTGTCCACCCATGGAACCCCCTCCCAAGGCATCTTCTTGCTCATGGCATCCCCTTGTTCCTGGCAACCCTCTGCTCACGTCATCCCCTTTCCATAGCATTCCCCCACCCATGCCATTCCCCCACCCATGCCACCCCTCACCTACTGCTTCCCCATGCCCATACATGCCTTGCTGCCGCCCTGTCCCCACAGGCACAACGGATGGCCACGTGCTGAATGTGGCAAAGCTGCCAGTGATGGCACACGCTGAGTGCCAGGCGGCGCTGCGTGGGCGCCTGAAGGAGAGCGAGCTGTGCACAGCCCCGCTGCGTGTTGGTGTGGGTGCCTGTGAGGTGAGTAGGGTCTGGGGGGCCAGGCAGGCTTGGAGACCCCACAGCATAGGGGTGACGGTACTATCCCGGCCCTACAGGGAGATTATGGGGGGCCCCTGGCCTGTCTGACCGCTGACTGCTGGGTGCTGGAGGGGGTGATCACCCCGTCCCGTGTCTGCGCCCGCACCGACCAGCCTGCTCTCTTCATCCGCATCTCACTCTATGTTGACTGGATCCACAAGGTCATGAGGATGGTGTGAGCTGTGCTGCGGGTggcacctccctgctccccctGCCAGCTCCAATAAAGGCAGTGGAGTCAGCCCATGTGTTCATCTCAGTGTGGCCAAGATACGGGGGACAGCACTGCACAAAGCATCACACGTTTATTTCGAGCCAAACCCaaatccccatccccatcctgcaCCTTTGCTGTGCTCAATCCGTCCTCCTTCAGTTCCGGCCATCTCCAGGACCCATGGTCACTTTGAGGCCAACACAGCTGTAGGGCCACCGTGGGCTCTAGGGGCTGTGCTGTCCCATTGGGGGCTGCCCCAGGTGCTGGAGGAACCAGCGGGCGCAGTTCAcaaaaacatctgcttctgtCTCCACACCAGTCAGTGCGTGGCCACCCTCAGGGTACCACAACAGCCTGCAGGGCAAGAGATGCTCAGCTGGCACCGCAGGGCTCCATGCCCAGTTCCCCCAGCCTTGTGCTGCACTCACCGGGTTGGCACCCCGCCGGCACGCAGCACCCTGTACAGCTCCAGTGCTTGCGTGGGGCTGACACGCCGGTCCCGGGCACCCACACATAGCAGCACTGGTGCCCGCACCTGTGACACAGGTGGTGATGGGCACCTGGttcctgtccccacagccctgcaacCCATCCCACCGCACCATACCTGGGGCGCCTGGATGATGGGTGAGCGCTGCAGCATGACAACCAGGTCCTCCACACGGGGCACCCGCTGGAAGGAGTAGGGCAGCCCCAGGGATGAGTAGCGCCTGCGGGAGGGAGGCAGTGGTGGGTGACGTGGCACAGCGTGGTGCAGGGTGGCACAGAGTGGGATGGATGGCTCTTACCAGTCAGGGATGTCGGATGTGCCCAGCAGTGCGGGCAGGTTTGAGACGGGGTTGCGCAGGGCACAGGCCTGGTAGTGCTCAGGATGACGGGTGAGGAGGTGAAGGGCGATGAAGGCTCCATGGGAACCAGCCAGCAGTGCCACATGGTGCGGGTCAAGGGGCTCACAGCGCAGTGCCTGCTCCACCGCCAGCTGTGGGCATGGGCACCTCACCATCAGCATCACACCATCAGCACCCCACCATCAGCATCCCACCATCAGCACCCCGACATCAGCACCCCACCATCAGCACCCCACCAACCATCAGCATCCCACCATCAGCACCCCACCATCAGCACCCCGCCAACCATCAGCACCCCAACATCAGCACCCATTTGGTGCTCCTCACCTGTGTGTCAGCCACATCCTGCTCACCCACGCGGGACTGCAGGCACTCAATGCTGGCCTGCCCAAAGCCCAGCGAGCCACGGTAGTTCACTGGGGAGATGGGGATGGTGGAGGCCACATCCTGGTGTGGCACAGGGGACACGTGGCACCAAAGTCCCCATCACTCACCCAACAGCACGGCAAAGCCCAGGCGGCACAGTGCGGCCATGCTCGGGCGCCAGCGGGCATCGAAGACAGCATGGGGGCCAcctgggcacagcagggacgTTATGTGAGTGCCACCAGCACCATCAGGATGTCGCCCTGCCCCTCACTCACCGTGGGGACACACAACAAGGGGATGTGGAGTGGTGCCACCTGTTGGGCTCAGCAGCAAGGCCTCGAAGAGCTGGGGGGCTGCACCACGGAGGAGCTCCACTCAGCACCCAGTGCCATGGGCAACCCTGTGCACCCAGGCACTGTAGGGCCCCCATGTGCTCACTGTGTGGAGCGGAGTTCTGCTGGACTGTCAGCGTTTTCCAGGTGATGCCTGGAACTGGTGGGGTGTCCTCCACTGACACCCAATGCAGGGGCAGCTCCTGGCCCaatggtggcagctctgccatcaCCTGTGGACAGGCAGCGGGTGGCACTGGGGTGTCCCTATTCCATAGCAGGGTATCACCAGTGCCTCGCATGGCACCAGCACTGCACGGTGCTCTGCTCACCAGGCTGGGTGGCTGGTGTGGAGCCGAGCAGGTGGCCACCAGCAGGTCCCACTGAATggtcagcagctcccagcagccctcGGGTGACCCTGGGGACGGCAGTGAGCTTTCAGTCCCCAATGCTCATCCTGCTCACCAAAGCGATGTGAGCAGCCAGGTGCCACGTACCAGCAGTGAGGTTGGTGATGGTGGCAGTCTCTGTGTCCACCAGCAGCAGGTCCTGCATGGGGACAGCGTCACACGAGGGCTGTGCCACGGCCGTGCCCTGTCCCCAAGCCCCAGCTCACCGTGCGGCTCCGCTGTGGGGTGCACAGCAGTGCCCGCCGGCTGTcagctgcccagcactgcagcgGCAGCGCATCGCTGTAGATTCCAGTGAAGGCTGTGAGCAGGGCAGAGCGGTGGGGAGTTGGGGTGGTGGCACCCAGCGTGATGGTCCGATCCCCCGGCAGCACCCGGCCTTACAGCTCTCACTGCCCGTGGGCTCTTGCACCACGTCGAGCACCGTCACCGTCTGCCGCATCTGCCAGGTGAGCTGGGGAGAGCCGAGCCcaaaggggaaactgaggcacggggACATAGGGATCAAAAGGGACTTTGGGGACTTGCCCAGCATAGGACGGGTGGCCCAACGGGCAGGATCCTGCTCACCATGCGCAGCTGCAGACACTGCCGGTGGGGCCCTCCCACAGCCCCTTCCAAGTAGAGCAGGCGCTGACCATCCGGGCTCAGCCGTGGTGAGAAGGAGGCACGGTCTGGGGCcgacagcagctctgtgggcagcaggtCAGTGCCTGGGGACAGCAAGGAGCCCACGGTCCTGTGTCCCAGTGCTCACCGCAGTGCCCGCTGGCCAGCTCCAGGTGGAAGATACCCGACCTGGGGAGGAGGAATGCTTGGGTCAGAGCtccatggctgtgctgtgcaggcacTGGGTGGGCACTGGAGGCACTGGGGGCTCACCTCCTGTTGGAGCAGGCGCTCAGCCCCAGGCGGAAGGGCTCGTGCCACCAGCCCACAAACACCACGCCTGTGTCACCTGGGGACCACAATGCCTGCAGGGCAACTAGGCTCAGGTCTGGGCCTCAGCCCGATCCCACAGCTGCCCTAAGAGCTGTACCGTACCTCCCAGTACTGACCTGTCCAGGGGACATGTGCTCAGGGACACTTTCCAGCACTGAGACACTGCTGCTCTCCATatccagcacacagagcacGGGGGCACTGCGGGTGCTCAGCCTCTCTCCCCAGTCCTCGTGGTACACGAACTGCTCGCCCTGGAGCACACTCACAGGGAGCACGGCACATTCAATGTATACATGGTACATTCACTGCTCATATGGCACACTCACAGGAGGCAAGGCACGCTCACCATTTGTGGGGCACACTCACAGGGCATACGGCACGCTCATGGGGTGCACGGCACAGCTCACCATGTGCAGGGCGTACTCACACTCACCACCCACCTCCTCATCTTCATCCTCTGCTGACCTGGCTGCCCCTGGCAGATgccctgggcaggctgcagGTAATGTGGGCCGGCTCCTCTCGGCCACATAGAGCAGCCGTGTCTCCAAATGGGACCAGGCCAGGCAGGCAAAGGGCCCTGGCACAGGGACAGGCTGCTGAAGCGCTCCACGGTGCAGGGACAACCAAGCACCGGGCGCTGCGGCTGCGCCACCCTCAGCTGTGCAGGGTGGGATTTGGGGAGGGCTCCTTACTCTCTGTGTACACGGCCCCGTGCTTTCCCAGCGCTGTCAGGTCCACGCTGTGGCTGCGCCCGCTGCCATCCCACACCTGTGTGAATGCAGCAGGTTCACCACGCACACCGTGCCATGGCACCCAGCTCCTCGGCATGCCCTGTGCACATCATTACCTCCAGCAGCTCGTGGCCCTGCGGTGGGCAGCGCACAATCACCGCACGGCGCTGCCCTGAGGGTGAATCCTGGCCGAGCAGCCTGTGAACAGCAGGGAGCCGTGCTGGGCACTAAACGCAGCACCCCGCACCCCCGTCCCGCTGCCCGGCTCACCGTACCGGTTGTGGATCTCAGCGCTGAGCGCCGCCCGGCTGACGGCGAGGCCGCGCTCCGTGCGCTGCACGCTGTAGTGGCGGCTGAAGCGCAGGAGCCGCCGGCGGGGCAGGTCGGGCTGGCTGCACTCTGCGGGACCGGGACGTCAGCGGCAGCCCGGGCACAGCGCAGCGCGGCCGCAGGGTCGGACTCACCGGCGTGCAGCAGGAAGGCTCGTCCCCGTCCCCGTCCCCCCGCGGCGGCCCCCAGCGCAGCGCAGCTGAAGGCGGGGAAGCGGCTGAGCTCCCGGTAGCAGACACCGGCGCCGCTCTGCTGCCCCTCAGCCGGCT
It contains:
- the MST1 gene encoding hepatocyte growth factor-like protein isoform X3; this translates as MPAPLGLLLSLAVALGAGHRSPLNDFQRLRGTELRAAPNEPPPPAAERRAAQQCAQRCANSPACRAFHHERQSQLCQLLPWSQRSPGARLQKNIHYDLYQKKDFLRECIVANGTTYRGTRDTTERGLRCQHWQATTPHDHRFLPSPRNGLEENYCRNPDRDKRGPWCYTVDPNVRHQSCGIKKCEDAVCMTCNGEDYRGFVDHTESGTECQRWDLQHPHKHPYHPDKYPEKGLDDNYCRNPDSSERPWCYTTDPALEREFCRIRVCTEKRPRPINVTTGCYRGKGEGYRGRVNVTVSGIPCQRWDAQTPHRHHFVPSKYPCKDLQENYCRNPDGSEAPWCFTTRPGMRVAFCFHIRRCDDELDAQDCYHGHGKQYRGHVSKTRKGITCQRWDATTPHVPQISPTTHPEAHLEENYCRNPDNDSHGPWCYTMDPRTPFDYCAIKPCSGSAVPSVLQRADAVTFEECGRRDERLQQKHRVVGGMPGNSPWTVSIRNRAGLHFCGGSLVKEQWVISTRQCFSSCDADLSGYEVHLGTLFKDPSPTDPDLQAIPIVRIICGPSESHLVLLKLAWPAVLNKRVALICLPPERYVVPAGTTCEIAGFGDTRGTTDGHVLNVAKLPVMAHAECQAALRGRLKESELCTAPLRVGVGACEGDYGGPLACLTADCWVLEGVITPSRVCARTDQPALFIRISLYVDWIHKVMRMV
- the MST1 gene encoding hepatocyte growth factor-like protein isoform X2, coding for MPAPLGLLLSLAVALGAGHRSPLNDFQRLRGTELRAAPNEPPPPAAERRAAQQCAQRCANSPACRAFHHERQSQLCQLLPWSQRSPGARLQKNIHYDLYQKKDFLRECIVANGTTYRGTRDTTERGLRCQHWQATTPHDHRFLPSPRNGLEENYCRNPDRDKRGPWCYTVDPNVRHQSCGIKKCEDAVCMTCNGEDYRGFVDHTESGTECQRWDLQHPHKHPYHPDKYPEKGLDDNYCRNPDSSERPWCYTTDPALEREFCRIRVCKKRPRPINVTTGCYRGKGEGYRGRVNVTVSGIPCQRWDAQTPHRHHFVPSKYPCKDLQENYCRNPDGSEAPWCFTTRPGMRVAFCFHIRRCDDELDAQDCYHGHGKQYRGHVSKTRKGITCQRWDATTPHVPQISPTTHPEAHLEENYCRNPDNDSHGPWCYTMDPRTPFDYCAIKPCSGSAVPSVLQRADAVTFEECGRRDERLQQKHRVVGGMPGNSPWTVSIRNRAGLHFCGGSLVKEQWVISTRQCFSSCDADLSGYEVHLGTLFKDPSPTDPDLQAIPIVRIICGPSESHLVLLKLAWPAVLNKRVALICLPPERYVVPAGTTCEIAGFGDTRGTTDGHVLNVAKLPVMAHAECQAALRGRLKESELCTAPLRVGVGACEGDYGGPLACLTADCWVLEGVITPSRVCARTDQPALFIRISLYVDWIHKVMRMV
- the APEH gene encoding acylamino-acid-releasing enzyme: MASGTQSGVGSRGQPAEGQQSGAGVCYRELSRFPAFSCAALGAAAGGRGRGRAFLLHAECSQPDLPRRRLLRFSRHYSVQRTERGLAVSRAALSAEIHNRLLGQDSPSGQRRAVIVRCPPQGHELLEVWDGSGRSHSVDLTALGKHGAVYTERPFACLAWSHLETRLLYVAERSRPTLPAACPGHLPGAARSAEDEDEEGEQFVYHEDWGERLSTRSAPVLCVLDMESSSVSVLESVPEHMSPGQALWSPGDTGVVFVGWWHEPFRLGLSACSNRRSGIFHLELASGHCELLSAPDRASFSPRLSPDGQRLLYLEGAVGGPHRQCLQLRMLTWQMRQTVTVLDVVQEPTGSESSFTGIYSDALPLQCWAADSRRALLCTPQRSRTDLLLVDTETATITNLTAGSPEGCWELLTIQWDLLVATCSAPHQPPSLVSRAPCSAGAMRGTGDTLLWNRDTPVPPAACPQVMAELPPLGQELPLHWVSVEDTPPVPGITWKTLTVQQNSAPHTPQLFEALLLSPTGGTTPHPLVVCPHGGPHAVFDARWRPSMAALCRLGFAVLLVNYRGSLGFGQASIECLQSRVGEQDVADTQLAVEQALRCEPLDPHHVALLAGSHGAFIALHLLTRHPEHYQACALRNPVSNLPALLGTSDIPDWRYSSLGLPYSFQRVPRVEDLVVMLQRSPIIQAPQVRAPVLLCVGARDRRVSPTQALELYRVLRAGGVPTRLLWYPEGGHALTGVETEADVFVNCARWFLQHLGQPPMGQHSP
- the MST1 gene encoding hepatocyte growth factor-like protein isoform X1, with protein sequence MPAPLGLLLSLAVALGAGHRSPLNDFQRLRGTELRAAPNEPPPPAAERRAAQQCAQRCANSPACRAFHHERQSQLCQLLPWSQRSPGARLQKNIHYDLYQKKDFLRECIVANGTTYRGTRDTTERGLRCQHWQATTPHDHRFLPSPRNGLEENYCRNPDRDKRGPWCYTVDPNVRHQSCGIKKCEDAVCMTCNGEDYRGFVDHTESGTECQRWDLQHPHKHPYHPDKYPEKGLDDNYCRNPDSSERPWCYTTDPALEREFCRIRVCSKCPGVISGPGAFGATLTPLLSSIQAEKRPRPINVTTGCYRGKGEGYRGRVNVTVSGIPCQRWDAQTPHRHHFVPSKYPCKDLQENYCRNPDGSEAPWCFTTRPGMRVAFCFHIRRCDDELDAQDCYHGHGKQYRGHVSKTRKGITCQRWDATTPHVPQISPTTHPEAHLEENYCRNPDNDSHGPWCYTMDPRTPFDYCAIKPCSGSAVPSVLQRADAVTFEECGRRDERLQQKHRVVGGMPGNSPWTVSIRNRAGLHFCGGSLVKEQWVISTRQCFSSCDADLSGYEVHLGTLFKDPSPTDPDLQAIPIVRIICGPSESHLVLLKLAWPAVLNKRVALICLPPERYVVPAGTTCEIAGFGDTRGTTDGHVLNVAKLPVMAHAECQAALRGRLKESELCTAPLRVGVGACEGDYGGPLACLTADCWVLEGVITPSRVCARTDQPALFIRISLYVDWIHKVMRMV